One window of Candidatus Leptovillus gracilis genomic DNA carries:
- a CDS encoding LysM peptidoglycan-binding domain-containing protein: protein MKRKTIIPFWLVAAAVFLLLALSACVRPVPQPEASPTPVPIENPTIAPEITVPTLAPPVVTPDPYPAPGDATATPVGEAPGGETQPQATPVTDPLGPQSHTVQPGETLNSIATLYNVPAQEIAIANNLANVNQLDVGQVLVIPVAGSTPPPVGTTPPTVGEQVHVVQAGDNLFRIGLRYGFTVNELATYNGIANPERIFVGQVIRIPPR, encoded by the coding sequence GTGAAACGGAAGACAATCATCCCCTTCTGGTTGGTAGCAGCAGCAGTATTTCTGCTCCTGGCGCTGTCTGCCTGTGTGCGGCCGGTGCCGCAGCCCGAGGCCAGCCCCACCCCCGTACCGATAGAAAACCCCACCATCGCCCCAGAGATCACCGTGCCCACGCTGGCGCCACCTGTGGTAACACCAGACCCTTACCCGGCCCCCGGCGATGCCACAGCGACGCCGGTTGGTGAAGCGCCTGGCGGTGAAACACAACCCCAGGCAACGCCGGTTACTGATCCCTTAGGACCACAAAGCCACACGGTACAGCCAGGTGAAACCCTGAACAGCATCGCCACTCTGTACAATGTTCCGGCCCAAGAAATTGCCATTGCCAACAATCTGGCTAATGTCAATCAACTCGATGTCGGGCAGGTATTGGTGATTCCAGTGGCCGGTTCTACGCCGCCGCCTGTGGGTACAACACCCCCCACCGTTGGCGAGCAAGTTCACGTGGTTCAGGCTGGCGATAATTTGTTCCGCATTGGGCTGCGGTATGGCTTCACAGTCAACGAACTGGCGACCTATAACGGCATTGCCAATCCCGAACGCATCTTTGTGGGGCAGGTGATTCGGATCCCGCCGCGTTAA
- the thiD gene encoding bifunctional hydroxymethylpyrimidine kinase/phosphomethylpyrimidine kinase, translating into MRGIDCASRILLTNQALTTRLHMNTPTKLLTIAGSDSGGAAGLQADLRTWAVLGAYGMSVVTAVTAQNSLAVQSVQFLSPDFVTAQLEAVLFDYGADAVKTGFLGRAAIIKAVAAGLRRFAVPRLVVDPVLVNHKGEAMFDTAVTDAYISHLFPLAHLLTPNPAEAGLLLDMPVRCLADGETAVRRLHALGPQHILLKRIPAGGRLVDLFFDGRTSRRLPTTKIHTHNTHGSGDVFSAAICAYWAQGMELETAVPQAQTFTAAAIRHSAQWQLGGGHGPVWPTDSSA; encoded by the coding sequence ATGCGTGGCATTGATTGCGCATCACGTATTTTGTTAACGAACCAGGCATTGACGACCAGGCTGCACATGAACACGCCGACCAAACTATTAACCATTGCCGGGTCAGACAGCGGTGGCGCGGCCGGTTTGCAGGCCGATTTGCGCACCTGGGCTGTGCTGGGGGCGTATGGCATGAGCGTGGTCACGGCCGTTACCGCCCAAAACTCCCTCGCCGTCCAGTCGGTACAGTTCCTGTCGCCAGACTTTGTTACCGCCCAACTGGAAGCGGTGTTGTTTGACTACGGCGCCGACGCCGTGAAAACTGGCTTTTTGGGCCGCGCTGCCATCATCAAAGCTGTCGCCGCCGGTTTACGCCGCTTTGCCGTGCCGCGCCTGGTGGTTGATCCGGTGCTGGTAAACCATAAAGGAGAGGCCATGTTTGACACGGCCGTCACCGACGCCTACATCAGCCATCTCTTCCCCCTGGCCCACCTGCTCACGCCTAATCCGGCCGAAGCCGGGCTGCTGCTAGACATGCCTGTACGCTGTCTGGCGGATGGCGAAACGGCCGTGCGCCGCCTGCACGCCCTCGGACCACAGCACATTTTGCTCAAACGCATCCCGGCCGGCGGCCGGCTGGTGGATTTGTTTTTCGACGGCCGTACCAGCCGACGCCTGCCAACCACCAAAATCCACACCCACAACACTCACGGCAGCGGCGATGTGTTTTCGGCGGCTATCTGCGCTTATTGGGCGCAGGGCATGGAGCTGGAAACGGCCGTGCCCCAGGCCCAAACCTTCACCGCCGCCGCCATTCGCCACAGCGCCCAATGGCAGTTGGGCGGCGGCCACGGCCCTGTCTGGCCGACCGATTCATCTGCTTGA
- a CDS encoding galactosyldiacylglycerol synthase, whose protein sequence is MIQLFDKATDALIGEVSEAQLAFLVSNLEEEDVDDIDYYLDEATLDLLAAEGADPDLISLLRQALDQHGELEFRWEQA, encoded by the coding sequence ATGATCCAATTATTCGACAAAGCAACGGACGCCTTGATTGGCGAGGTAAGCGAAGCGCAGCTTGCTTTTTTAGTCAGCAATCTGGAAGAAGAAGACGTGGACGACATAGATTATTATCTGGATGAGGCCACATTAGATTTGTTAGCCGCAGAAGGGGCTGACCCTGACCTGATTTCTTTACTGCGTCAGGCTCTAGACCAACATGGGGAGCTGGAATTTCGTTGGGAACAGGCATGA
- the yjjX gene encoding inosine/xanthosine triphosphatase, with translation MRIAVGSTNPVKVTAVQTIVSQLWPEAVVTAVSVATGVSHMPLNDDETITGARNRARAARAAVNADLGFGLEGGVHPDPIGLVLQGWVVVTDGNGREGIGGAGRLRLPAGLASRVLAGEELGPVMDELLGEANVKAKGGAVGALTGGLVPRAQAFALGVAYALAPFVAPEFYDEQTDSQIAL, from the coding sequence ATGAGAATCGCTGTCGGTTCCACCAATCCGGTGAAGGTAACGGCCGTACAAACCATCGTCAGCCAATTGTGGCCGGAGGCGGTGGTAACGGCCGTGTCCGTCGCCACCGGCGTCAGCCACATGCCCCTGAACGATGACGAAACCATCACCGGAGCGCGCAATCGGGCGCGGGCAGCGCGGGCAGCCGTAAATGCCGACCTGGGCTTTGGCCTGGAAGGCGGTGTACATCCAGACCCCATAGGCCTGGTGCTGCAAGGCTGGGTGGTGGTGACAGATGGCAACGGCCGTGAAGGAATCGGCGGCGCCGGCCGTTTGCGCCTGCCGGCCGGCCTTGCCAGCCGGGTGCTGGCCGGTGAAGAACTGGGTCCGGTGATGGACGAACTGCTGGGCGAGGCTAATGTCAAAGCCAAAGGCGGCGCCGTCGGCGCCCTCACCGGCGGCCTGGTCCCCCGCGCCCAGGCGTTCGCCCTCGGCGTCGCTTATGCGTTAGCGCCATTTGTCGCCCCAGAGTTTTATGATGAACAGACTGATAGTCAGATAGCCTTATAG